One segment of uncultured Propionivibrio sp. DNA contains the following:
- a CDS encoding LysR substrate-binding domain-containing protein: MKITLRQLEIFTAIASHGHVTRAAGTVAMTQSAASMALAELEQQLDTPLFDRIGRQLRLNESGRQLLPRALDVLDRVRDIETATRHGALGFDLHLGASLTTGNHLLPGLLADLRTRHPQSRIRLSLKNTEQVVADLTHFRIDLGFVEGPVQDDRIVRHFWQRDRLCVFAAADHPLAGRAATHDDLRQATWILRERGSGTRDVFDRARANAGLPITAAFELEQPEAIRQCVRAGLGLGCLSILELRDAFQSGWLAPVETHFLDLERQFQVLIHRDKHLSPGIRAILALCGINPA; encoded by the coding sequence ATGAAAATCACGCTGCGCCAACTCGAGATTTTCACCGCGATCGCCAGCCACGGCCACGTCACACGAGCCGCCGGCACCGTCGCGATGACCCAGTCGGCCGCCAGCATGGCGCTCGCCGAACTCGAACAGCAACTCGACACGCCGCTCTTCGACCGCATCGGGCGACAGCTGCGCCTCAACGAATCCGGCCGCCAACTGCTGCCGCGCGCGCTCGACGTGCTCGACCGCGTCCGCGACATCGAAACCGCGACACGCCACGGCGCACTCGGCTTCGACCTGCACCTGGGCGCCAGCCTGACCACCGGCAACCACCTGCTGCCGGGGCTGCTGGCCGATCTGCGCACGCGCCACCCGCAAAGCCGGATTCGCCTCTCGCTCAAGAACACCGAACAGGTCGTCGCCGACCTCACGCACTTCCGCATCGATCTCGGTTTCGTCGAAGGACCGGTGCAGGACGATCGGATCGTCCGCCATTTCTGGCAACGCGACCGGCTCTGCGTCTTTGCCGCGGCCGATCACCCGCTCGCCGGACGCGCCGCCACGCACGACGATCTGCGTCAGGCGACCTGGATCCTGCGCGAACGCGGTTCGGGTACCCGCGACGTTTTCGACCGGGCCCGTGCCAACGCCGGGCTGCCGATCACAGCCGCCTTCGAACTCGAACAGCCGGAAGCAATCCGCCAGTGCGTGCGCGCCGGCCTCGGCCTCGGCTGCCTGTCGATTCTCGAACTCCGCGACGCCTTCCAATCGGGCTGGCTGGCGCCGGTCGAGACGCATTTCCTCGACCTCGAACGCCAGTTCCAGGTGCTCATCCATCGCGACAAGCACCTGAGTCCCGGCATCCGCGCCATCCTCGCGCTGTGCGGGATCAACCCGGCTTAG
- the ilvN gene encoding acetolactate synthase small subunit: MNSIVKACKSDLAPTVLELDVNNHAGVMSHVVGLFSRRAYNVEGILCMPVGDGSRSRIWLLVKEDERLEQMIRQVEKLEDVLGVQRHGAAHEVFERLEEFFQ; this comes from the coding sequence ATGAATTCGATTGTCAAAGCCTGCAAGAGCGACCTCGCGCCGACGGTGCTCGAACTCGACGTCAACAACCATGCCGGGGTCATGTCGCACGTCGTCGGCCTGTTTTCGCGCCGCGCCTACAACGTCGAAGGCATCCTCTGCATGCCGGTCGGCGACGGATCGCGCAGCCGCATCTGGCTGCTGGTCAAGGAAGACGAACGCCTCGAACAGATGATCCGCCAGGTCGAGAAGCTCGAAGACGTGCTCGGCGTGCAACGCCATGGCGCCGCGCACGAGGTGTTCGAACGGCTTGAGGAGTTTTTCCAGTAG
- the ilvB gene encoding acetolactate synthase large subunit, translated as MNHDRSGAPEAAGETLSGAEIVVRLLERQGIRHVAGIPGGAILPFYDALSQSTRIEHILARHEQGGGFMAQGMSRVTGEAAVCIATSGPGAANLLTAVADAKLDSIPLVAITGQVASSLIGTDAFQEVDTYGLSIPITKHNFLVGSARELLQVIPKAFSLAVSGRPGPVLVDIPKDVQNERIVVESWPAPGGRLPAPAPEPEPIAQAAALINAARRPVLYLGGGVIHSGASDEALRLAETAQLPTVMTLMALGAMPVDHPLSLGMLGMHAARCTNLVLEECDLLIAVGARFDDRATGKVAEFCPGAKIIHIDIDHSELDKIKTAHVGIRGDVAAVLERLLPQVEAAERADWHARVAELKTAYPLQMPGLDDPRSPYGLIRAVAEAVGDSATVATDVGQHQMWVAQAYPLRRPRQWLTSGGLGTMGFGLPTAIGAALAEPERTVVCFSGDGSILMNIQEMATAAEEGVNVKVVLMNNATLGLVFQQQTLFYGKRIYSSKFKGVPDFVKVAEGFGWQTCDLDRADDPGAALRQALATPGPMLIHVGIDRHEQVLPMVAPGGANKNMIGD; from the coding sequence ATGAACCACGATCGATCCGGAGCACCCGAAGCCGCCGGAGAAACACTGAGCGGCGCCGAAATTGTCGTGCGCCTGCTCGAACGGCAAGGCATACGCCACGTTGCCGGCATTCCCGGCGGTGCCATCCTGCCTTTCTATGACGCGCTGTCGCAGTCGACGCGGATCGAGCACATCCTCGCCCGCCACGAGCAGGGCGGCGGGTTCATGGCCCAGGGCATGTCCCGCGTTACCGGCGAAGCGGCGGTCTGCATCGCCACCTCGGGGCCGGGTGCCGCCAATCTCCTGACGGCGGTGGCTGACGCCAAGCTCGATTCGATCCCGCTGGTGGCAATCACCGGCCAGGTCGCGAGCTCATTGATCGGCACCGATGCCTTTCAGGAAGTCGATACCTACGGGCTGTCGATTCCGATCACCAAGCACAATTTCCTCGTCGGCTCGGCGCGCGAACTGCTCCAGGTGATTCCGAAGGCCTTCAGCCTGGCGGTGTCGGGGCGCCCTGGTCCGGTGCTGGTCGATATCCCGAAGGACGTCCAGAACGAACGCATTGTCGTTGAATCCTGGCCGGCACCGGGCGGGCGGTTGCCGGCGCCGGCGCCCGAGCCGGAACCGATCGCGCAGGCGGCGGCGCTGATCAACGCGGCGCGGCGGCCGGTGTTGTACCTCGGCGGCGGCGTCATCCATTCGGGGGCCTCTGATGAGGCCCTGCGCCTCGCAGAGACGGCCCAGTTGCCGACGGTGATGACGCTGATGGCGCTCGGCGCGATGCCGGTCGATCATCCGCTCTCACTCGGCATGCTCGGCATGCACGCGGCGCGCTGCACGAACCTGGTGCTCGAAGAGTGCGACCTGCTGATCGCCGTCGGCGCGCGCTTCGACGACCGCGCCACCGGCAAGGTCGCCGAGTTCTGCCCGGGTGCGAAGATCATCCACATCGACATCGACCACTCCGAACTCGACAAAATCAAGACGGCGCACGTCGGCATCCGCGGCGACGTCGCTGCCGTGCTCGAACGCCTGCTGCCGCAGGTCGAGGCGGCCGAGCGCGCCGACTGGCATGCCCGCGTCGCCGAACTGAAAACCGCGTATCCCTTGCAGATGCCGGGACTCGACGATCCGCGCTCGCCCTACGGGCTGATCCGCGCCGTCGCCGAGGCGGTCGGCGATTCGGCCACGGTGGCGACCGACGTCGGCCAGCACCAGATGTGGGTGGCGCAGGCGTATCCCTTGCGCCGTCCGCGCCAATGGCTCACCTCCGGCGGCCTCGGCACGATGGGATTTGGCCTGCCGACGGCGATCGGCGCCGCACTCGCCGAACCCGAGCGCACGGTCGTCTGCTTTTCCGGCGACGGCAGCATCCTGATGAATATCCAGGAAATGGCGACCGCGGCCGAGGAAGGCGTCAACGTCAAGGTGGTGCTGATGAACAACGCGACGCTCGGCCTCGTCTTCCAGCAGCAGACGCTGTTCTACGGCAAACGCATTTACTCGTCGAAGTTCAAGGGCGTGCCGGATTTCGTCAAGGTCGCCGAGGGCTTCGGCTGGCAGACCTGCGACCTCGACCGCGCCGACGATCCGGGCGCTGCGCTGCGCCAGGCGCTGGCGACGCCGGGGCCGATGCTGATCCATGTCGGCATCGATCGCCACGAACAGGTCCTGCCGATGGTCGCGCCGGGCGGCGCCAACAAGAACATGATTGGAGACTGA
- a CDS encoding cation:proton antiporter, with amino-acid sequence MHESTPLITTIALALGFGLILGYLAERIKLPALVGYLLAGVVIGPNTPGVFADVKLAHELAEIGVMLLMFGVGLHFSLDDLRQVRKIALPGALLQMAAAATLGTSLGIAWGWTFGGALVFGLSLSVASTVVLLRSLEARGVLDSMNGRIAVGWLIVQDLVMVFVLVLLPPLAGQLGGNAVSHDASSPLWLELAKTLGKVALFIVLMLVAGRRFVPKLLWRVARTGSRELFTLSVIAAAVSIAYVASGLFSVSFALGAFFAGMVLGESDFSHRAAEESLPLREAFSVLFFVSVGMLFDPSILIEHPVQVLAVLALIVIINPLAAALIVIVFRYPLNTALLMQAGLAQIGEFSFILAGLGLGLGLMPIEGQNLILAGALLSITLNQLVFSLIGPALRWIRSRSALARKLERSDDPLAELPMSTDEKFLSGQVVLVGYGRVGRRIAATLTDKGIPFVVAEQNRETVEALRARGFAAVSGNAADPAVLIQAHIARAGLVVIAVSDTFEVRRMLDTALTLNPGIEVVVRCANDEEVTLLAQETTGRFFLGEAELAQNISTHILNRYGKSA; translated from the coding sequence ATGCACGAAAGTACCCCGCTCATCACCACCATCGCACTGGCCCTGGGCTTCGGCCTGATCCTCGGCTACCTCGCCGAGCGCATCAAGCTGCCAGCCCTGGTCGGCTATCTGCTGGCCGGCGTGGTCATCGGCCCAAATACGCCGGGCGTCTTCGCCGACGTCAAGCTCGCGCACGAACTCGCCGAGATCGGCGTCATGCTGCTGATGTTCGGCGTCGGCCTGCATTTTTCGCTCGACGACCTGCGTCAGGTGCGCAAGATCGCCCTGCCCGGCGCCCTGCTGCAAATGGCGGCCGCGGCAACGCTGGGCACATCGCTGGGCATCGCCTGGGGCTGGACCTTCGGCGGTGCGCTGGTCTTCGGGCTGTCGCTCTCGGTCGCCAGTACCGTCGTCCTGCTGCGCAGCCTCGAAGCGCGCGGCGTTCTCGATTCGATGAACGGTCGCATCGCTGTCGGCTGGCTCATCGTCCAGGACCTCGTCATGGTCTTCGTGCTCGTCCTGCTGCCGCCACTGGCCGGGCAACTCGGCGGCAACGCCGTCAGCCATGACGCCAGCTCGCCGCTCTGGCTGGAACTCGCCAAGACGCTCGGCAAGGTCGCTCTGTTCATCGTGCTGATGCTCGTCGCCGGCCGGCGCTTCGTGCCCAAGCTCCTGTGGCGCGTGGCGCGCACCGGCTCGCGCGAACTCTTCACCCTGAGCGTCATCGCGGCCGCCGTCAGCATTGCCTACGTCGCTTCCGGCCTGTTCTCGGTCTCCTTCGCGCTCGGCGCCTTCTTCGCCGGCATGGTGCTCGGCGAGTCCGACTTCAGCCACCGCGCCGCTGAAGAGTCGCTGCCGCTGCGCGAAGCTTTCTCGGTGCTCTTCTTCGTCTCGGTCGGCATGCTCTTCGACCCGTCCATCCTGATCGAGCACCCGGTGCAGGTCCTCGCCGTGCTGGCGCTGATCGTCATCATCAACCCGCTGGCCGCCGCACTCATCGTCATCGTCTTCCGCTACCCGCTCAACACGGCCTTGCTGATGCAGGCAGGACTCGCACAGATCGGCGAATTCTCGTTCATCCTCGCCGGCCTTGGCCTCGGCCTCGGCCTGATGCCGATCGAAGGCCAGAACCTGATCCTCGCCGGCGCGTTGCTGTCGATCACTCTCAATCAGCTGGTGTTTTCCCTGATCGGCCCCGCCCTCAGGTGGATCCGCTCCCGCTCGGCGCTGGCGCGCAAGCTCGAACGCAGCGACGACCCGCTGGCCGAACTGCCGATGAGCACCGACGAGAAATTCCTCTCCGGCCAGGTCGTCCTCGTCGGCTACGGCCGCGTCGGCCGGCGCATCGCCGCGACGCTGACCGACAAGGGCATTCCCTTCGTCGTCGCCGAGCAGAACCGCGAAACCGTCGAAGCGCTGCGCGCGCGCGGCTTCGCCGCCGTCTCGGGCAACGCCGCCGACCCGGCCGTGCTGATCCAGGCGCACATCGCCCGCGCCGGACTCGTCGTCATCGCTGTTTCCGACACCTTCGAAGTGCGGCGCATGCTCGACACCGCGCTCACGCTCAACCCTGGCATCGAAGTCGTCGTGCGCTGTGCCAATGATGAGGAAGTCACCCTGCTGGCGCAGGAAACCACCGGCCGCTTCTTCCTCGGCGAAGCCGAACTCGCGCAAAACATCAGCACGCACATCCTCAACCGTTACGGCAAGTCCGCCTGA
- a CDS encoding RbsD/FucU domain-containing protein has product MLKGINPLLTPDLLKVLAEMGHDEAIVLTDANFSAMHVAAGKPLLRLPGIDMLSAITAVCSVFPLAADVDCPIAYMQVGNTEAPYRSALQREVLAALTPELRPGQDAEAIERFAFYERARHAYAVVVTGELQPYGNFILRKGVIDEALRP; this is encoded by the coding sequence ATGCTCAAAGGCATCAATCCGCTGCTCACGCCGGACCTGCTCAAGGTTCTCGCCGAAATGGGCCACGACGAGGCGATCGTCCTCACCGACGCCAACTTCAGCGCCATGCACGTCGCCGCCGGCAAACCGCTGCTGCGCCTGCCCGGGATCGATATGCTGAGCGCGATCACGGCGGTTTGTTCGGTCTTTCCGCTCGCCGCCGACGTCGATTGCCCGATCGCCTACATGCAGGTCGGCAACACCGAAGCGCCCTACCGCAGCGCCTTGCAGCGCGAGGTCCTCGCTGCATTGACGCCGGAGTTGCGGCCGGGCCAGGACGCCGAGGCGATCGAGCGCTTCGCCTTTTACGAACGCGCCCGCCACGCTTATGCCGTCGTCGTGACCGGCGAGTTGCAGCCCTACGGCAACTTCATTCTCCGCAAGGGCGTCATCGACGAAGCGCTGCGCCCTTAG
- the pepN gene encoding aminopeptidase N produces the protein MTSAVSPAPVFLKDYLPPAWWVDTVSLDVDLRPDGTVVSATLACWRNPEVAPGPLCLNGAELETLSVAIDGQSLSPSAYTLGDESLVIAAPPERFTLETKVRIQPDRNTQLSGFYRSKDGYFTQCEPQGFRRITWFPDRPDVMACYTVTLHADKAGYPVLLANGNPVAQGDEADGRHFATWVDPFRKPSYLFAMVVAKLDALRDTYRTTSGREVQLGIYVEPGKLDQCGHAMAALKKAMRWDEATFGLECDLDHYMIVAVGDFNMGAMENKGLNIFNTKYVLARADVATDVDFENIDRVVAHEYFHNWTGNRVTCRDWFQLSLKEGLTVFRDQEFGADTHSRQTARIREVRGLRAMQFPEDAGPMAHPVRPSTYVEINNFYTATVYEKGAEVVRMIHTLIGKDAFRRGMDTYFARHDGQAVTCEDFVAAMADASGVDFSPFMTWYRQAGTPRVSARGSYDAATRRYTLTLTQVCPPTPGQPDKAPCLIPVAVGLLGPDGRDLDLGGGRTTAILQFSSPEQSFVFENIAAAPVPSLLRNFSAPVVLDVDYSERELAHLLAHDSDPFNRWEAGQRLFGDLILANAARLARGEAAECPTGVIAAARTVLLSDSDPAFIAEALTLPGEATLAERMAVVEPDALHAARNALASAFAAGIECEFLDVYERLAPVGAYQFDTADAGRRRLRNLCLGYLNELDRADYRALALRQFEQADNMTDQFAALATLANAGGNEGESALAAFYARWQQEALVVDKWLAVQAGSRRDDTPARVGRLMAHAAFDLKNPNKVYALLRTFGGNHRHFHAADGSGYRFVAERIADLDAINPQVAARLARCFDRWRKFDVQRQAHARAALAALHVRPGLSRDVFEVVDKALAEVTNA, from the coding sequence ATGACCTCCGCTGTTTCTCCCGCGCCCGTGTTTCTCAAGGATTACCTGCCACCCGCCTGGTGGGTCGATACCGTGTCGCTCGATGTCGATCTGCGCCCGGACGGGACGGTGGTCAGCGCCACCTTGGCCTGCTGGCGCAATCCGGAGGTCGCGCCCGGGCCACTCTGCCTGAACGGTGCCGAACTCGAGACGTTGTCGGTGGCGATCGACGGGCAGTCCTTGTCGCCGTCGGCGTATACCCTTGGCGACGAGTCGCTGGTCATCGCCGCGCCGCCCGAGCGCTTTACGCTCGAAACGAAGGTGCGCATCCAGCCCGACCGGAATACGCAGCTGTCAGGTTTTTATCGCTCGAAGGACGGCTATTTCACCCAGTGCGAGCCGCAGGGCTTCCGTCGCATCACCTGGTTTCCCGACCGGCCGGACGTGATGGCCTGTTACACGGTGACGCTGCACGCCGACAAGGCGGGCTATCCGGTGCTGCTGGCCAACGGCAATCCGGTCGCTCAGGGCGATGAAGCCGACGGGCGGCATTTCGCCACCTGGGTTGATCCTTTCCGCAAGCCGAGCTACCTGTTCGCCATGGTCGTCGCCAAGCTCGACGCGCTGCGCGATACCTACCGGACGACGTCCGGGCGCGAGGTCCAGCTCGGCATCTACGTCGAGCCGGGCAAGCTCGACCAGTGCGGCCACGCAATGGCGGCGCTGAAGAAGGCGATGCGCTGGGACGAGGCGACCTTCGGGCTCGAATGCGATCTCGACCACTACATGATCGTCGCCGTCGGCGACTTCAACATGGGGGCGATGGAGAACAAGGGCCTCAACATCTTCAACACCAAGTACGTGCTGGCGCGCGCCGACGTCGCCACTGACGTCGATTTCGAGAACATCGACCGCGTCGTCGCGCATGAGTACTTCCACAACTGGACCGGCAACCGCGTCACTTGTCGCGACTGGTTCCAGCTCTCGCTCAAGGAAGGGCTGACGGTGTTCCGCGATCAGGAATTCGGTGCCGATACGCACAGCCGCCAGACCGCCCGCATCCGCGAGGTGCGCGGTCTGCGCGCCATGCAGTTCCCCGAGGATGCCGGGCCGATGGCGCATCCGGTGCGGCCGTCGACCTATGTCGAGATCAACAACTTCTACACGGCAACCGTCTATGAAAAGGGCGCCGAGGTCGTACGCATGATCCACACACTGATCGGCAAGGACGCCTTCCGCCGCGGCATGGACACCTATTTCGCCCGTCACGACGGCCAGGCGGTGACCTGCGAGGACTTCGTCGCGGCAATGGCCGACGCCAGTGGCGTCGACTTCTCGCCGTTCATGACCTGGTACCGGCAGGCCGGTACGCCGAGAGTGAGTGCTCGCGGCAGTTACGACGCGGCAACGCGGCGCTACACCCTGACGCTGACGCAGGTCTGTCCGCCGACGCCGGGACAGCCCGACAAGGCGCCCTGCCTGATTCCCGTCGCCGTCGGCCTGCTCGGGCCGGACGGACGCGACCTCGATCTCGGCGGCGGCCGCACGACGGCAATCCTGCAGTTCTCCAGCCCCGAACAAAGCTTCGTCTTCGAGAACATTGCTGCCGCGCCGGTACCGTCGCTGTTGCGCAATTTCTCGGCGCCGGTCGTCCTCGACGTCGATTACTCGGAGCGTGAACTCGCGCATCTGCTGGCGCATGACAGCGATCCCTTCAATCGTTGGGAAGCCGGGCAGCGCCTGTTCGGCGACCTGATCCTCGCCAATGCGGCGCGGCTCGCGCGTGGTGAGGCCGCCGAGTGTCCGACAGGCGTGATCGCGGCGGCGCGGACCGTCCTGCTCAGCGATAGCGACCCGGCTTTCATCGCCGAGGCGCTGACGCTGCCCGGCGAAGCGACGCTGGCCGAGCGCATGGCGGTCGTCGAACCCGACGCGTTGCATGCGGCGCGCAATGCCCTCGCGTCAGCGTTTGCCGCCGGAATCGAGTGCGAATTCCTGGATGTCTACGAGCGTCTGGCACCCGTGGGCGCTTACCAGTTCGACACGGCAGACGCCGGCCGGCGGCGTCTGCGCAACCTCTGCCTCGGCTACCTGAACGAACTCGATCGGGCCGACTACCGCGCGCTGGCACTGCGCCAGTTCGAGCAGGCGGACAACATGACCGACCAGTTCGCGGCGCTGGCGACGCTCGCCAATGCCGGCGGCAACGAAGGCGAGTCGGCGCTGGCGGCGTTCTACGCACGCTGGCAGCAGGAGGCGCTGGTCGTCGATAAGTGGCTGGCGGTCCAGGCCGGCAGCCGTCGCGACGACACGCCGGCACGGGTCGGGCGTCTGATGGCGCACGCGGCCTTCGATCTCAAGAACCCCAACAAGGTCTATGCCCTGCTGCGCACTTTTGGCGGCAATCACCGCCATTTTCACGCGGCCGACGGCAGCGGTTACCGTTTTGTCGCCGAGCGCATTGCCGATCTGGATGCGATCAATCCGCAGGTCGCCGCACGACTCGCCCGTTGCTTCGACCGCTGGCGCAAATTCGACGTCCAGCGTCAGGCGCATGCGCGCGCGGCACTGGCGGCGCTGCACGTGCGTCCGGGACTGTCGCGCGATGTCTTCGAAGTGGTCGACAAGGCGCTGGCGGAAGTGACCAACGCCTAA